From the genome of Triticum aestivum cultivar Chinese Spring chromosome 3B, IWGSC CS RefSeq v2.1, whole genome shotgun sequence, one region includes:
- the LOC123066803 gene encoding uncharacterized protein — MGFCSGRSDVQVLPKNTSSASSPSSSSAAKDSGHSEKNKKQQGVKNEERKEKKRSNLDRAALTTPHFPFHSRPGLL, encoded by the coding sequence ATGGGATTCTGCAGTGGCCGTTCAGATGTCCAGGTGCTCCCAAAGAACACCTCCTCCGCATCGTCGCCGTCTTCCTCGTCGGCTGCTAAAGATTCCGGCCACAGTGAGAAGAACAAGAAGCAGCAGGGTGTAAAGAatgaggagaggaaggagaagaaaaggAGCAACCTTGACCGGGCTGCGCTCACGACGCCCCACTTCCCCTTTCATTCTCGCCCCGGTCTTCTGTAA